The following proteins are co-located in the Castanea sativa cultivar Marrone di Chiusa Pesio chromosome 8, ASM4071231v1 genome:
- the LOC142608058 gene encoding non-specific lipid transfer protein GPI-anchored 6: MGYKNVTLAFSYTLVLMMLVGFASSNLDQDRAECADKLVGLATCLPYVGGEAKAPTLDCCTGIKQVLQKSKKCLCVLIKDRDDPNLGIKFNATLALNLPTSCHAPANISECVSLLHLAPNSTDAKIFEGLTNSTKASSTTVASGSSNSTGSSAEEKSDGGKGMVHGILLWFFTLSPLLFYV, from the exons ATGGGCTACAAAAATGTAACTTTGGCTTTCTCATATACCTTGGTGTTGATGATGCTAGTTGGCTTTGCAAGCTCAAACTTGGACCAAGACAGAGCTGAATGTGCAGACAAACTTGTGGGGCTAGCCACATGTCTTCCTTATGTTGGTGGTGAGGCCAAAGCTCCAACCTTAGACTGTTGCACAGGAATCAAACAAGTCTTGCAGAAGAGCAAGAAATGCCTCTGCGTACTCATCAAAGATCGAGATGATCCCAATCTTGGGATTAAGTTCAATGCTACTCTTGCATTGAATCTCCCTACTTCTTGTCATGCACCAGCTAACATATCTGAGTGTGTTT CTCTTTTGCATTTGGCACCTAACTCAACGGACGCTAAAATATTTGAGGGATTGACAAACAGCACCAAAGCGAGTAGCACAACAGTTGCCAGTG GGAGTTCCAATAGCACTGGATCAAGTGCTGAAGAAAAGAGTGATGGTGGAAAGGGAATGGTTCATGGGATTTTACTATGGTTTTTCACGTTATCACCCCTGCTCTTTTATGTTTGA
- the LOC142605553 gene encoding uncharacterized protein LOC142605553, protein MTTTTATSAAATATAFTANQQHKALVLKSAILSRLLLLTLILIWRSLLTPYDTSAPLNPNCLNIAKDQNSDSTVLLFPKLASAIENGIVWDSVYFVRTAQCAAYEYEQSYAFLPLLPLFISFLSHTVFAPLVPLIGYRAVLGLSGYFINNFAFVIAAFYFYKLSVIILNDSELALRASILFCFNPASIFYSSIYAESLYALFSFGGLYYFVTGGNTIAVVSFALSGCARSNGVLNAGYFCFQTMHRAYDALFLKKRTYLTMQVLTAGALRCICILTPFFAFQAYGYYNICLGRDLHEMRPWCKARVPLLYNFIQSHYWGVGFLRYFQLKQLPNFLLASPILSLAVCSIIYYAKSRPEVFFSLGFQASIEEKNSSALLFSLESVPRSNIARLPEKSYSKIQENHNLRQRKLMNRVDPVALPIENDPLAKLGYLSISVLPFILQLGFMAATAFFVMHVQVATRFLSASPPLYWFASHLMVHPGSKRWAYLIWAYSTAYILLGSLLFSNFYPFT, encoded by the exons AtgaccaccaccaccgccacctCCGCCGCCGCCACAGCCACCGCATTCACTGCAAATCAGCAGCACAAAGCACTGGTCCTCAAATCGGCGATCCTCTCCAGACTCCTCCTCCTAACTCTGATCCTCATCTGGCGCTCACTCCTCACACCTTACGACACCTCCGCTCCCCTAAACCCTAACTGCCTCAATATCGCAAAGGACCAGAACTCTGACTCTACCGTACTGCTATTCCCGAAGCTCGCCTCCGCCATCGAAAACGGCATCGTATGGGACTCCGTGTACTTCGTCCGCACCGCTCAATGCGCCGCCTACGAGTACGAGCAGTCCTACGCTTTCCTccctctcctccctctcttcaTCTCTTTCCTCTCCCACACAG tTTTCGCCCCATTGGTACCGTTAATCGGCTATAGAGCTGTGTTGGGATTGTCCGGCTATTTCATCAATAACTTTGCATTTGTGATCGCGGCTTTTTACTTTTACAA GCTTTCagttattattttgaatgaCTCTGAGTTGGCACTACGGGCTTCGATTTTGTTTTGCTTCAACCCGGCTTCGATATTTTATTCATCGAT ATATGCGGAGAGTTTGTATGCCCTGTTTTCGTTTGGAGGGTTATACTACTTTGTAACTGGTGGAAATACTATTGCTGTTGTTTCGTTTGCTCTCTCTGGTTGTGCAAGGTCTAATGGAGTGCTTAATGCTGGTTATTTCTGTTTTCAGACTATGCATCGCGCTTATGATGCACTATTCCTCAAAAAGCGCACTTAt TTGACAATGCAGGTTCTTACTGCTGGAGCTTTGCGTTGTATCTGTATTCTCACTCCATTTTTTGCTTTTCAAGCATATGGATACTATAATATATGCCTAGGACGTGACTTACATGAAATGAGGCCCTGGTGCAAAGCAAGAGTACCTCTGCTGTACAATTTTATTCAAAGTCATTATTG GGGAGTAGGTTTCTTAAGATATTTTCAATTAAAGCAGTTGCCAAACTTTTTACTCGCATCCCCTATATTGTCTTTGGCGGTTTGTTCAATTATCTATTATGCAAAGTCGAGGCCTGAAGTTTTTTTCTCACTGGGGTTTCAAGCTTCTATTGAGGAAAAGAATTCTTCAGCTCTGCTTTTTTCTCTAGAGTCAGTTCCAAGATCAAATATAGCTCGCCTGCCAGAGAAATCTTACTCTAAGATACAAG AAAATCACAACCTTAGACAGAGGAAGCTTATGAATAGAGTGGATCCCGTTGCTCTCCCAATAGAAAATGATCCATTAGCAAAGCTGGGATACTTGTCTATCTCTGTTCTGCCGTTTATTCTGCAGTTGGGATTTATGGCAGCTACAGCATTTTTTGTCATGCATGTGCAG GTGGCTACACGTTTCCTGTCAGCCAGCCCTCCCCTTTATTGGTTTGCCTCACATTTAATGGTACATCCTGGTTCTAAGAGATGGGCATATCTAATTTGGGCGTACTCTACAGCGTACATCCTTCTCGGTAGTTTactcttttcaaatttttatccTTTTACATGA
- the LOC142607793 gene encoding uncharacterized protein LOC142607793, whose product MSAKVDTTSAVEISGTKMSGTTASSVTPSSSQKVSKFAAKSGFVIPKNKLSGSLVPIFRVKKLEGGDAADEESTKVVQRKTKWGPDLTQDAAVKRGRALAYQTRVDQITQQLILGSLEAGDTQDSSITAENLDHRSPSPQRNSKKSELLEVEKREAIGELLKLNPSYKVPPDYKPLLKESRVPIPVKEYPGFNIIGLLFGPGGENQKRLEKETGAKIQVYGNKAETGEKGEIKPSDGNEVQGAYEELYVQISAETFEKVDAAVSIVELLVSSVSGNLAAVSTASTSVSGDNSDVLTQRQDAATSHMFPTGVVHQGALQSEARPTQTPLQGQFQFPGLWFPSGQSHSAMHASPGLFPPNPSAPGLNNYVHLSSSPLNPSNMPSLFGPRPTPMVGFNSILQNPPAVPPRPQPPTQVLQNPYMGGPFGHIGQHRNLSMPALQPSSAQPNVSGPFPFTSSQPPPTRPLMVSLPQPMSGIQPRSISDRPLTPSGSSTVWSAHGSASVSLGLSNMGQMAPPNRPHPQNPQPGVASMAPPSNMSTASLGSPVIFPQPSTPQFSSNVANRPFATPHFALNPPPQGGNPASFSASLHQTQAPNSSTNPGLGSAPIPSPSSTQPPLPLQAGRPNSVSGSTTNFTSIKPPMVTAPSSGDFTFQPHRPQNPVSQTVPTAISSQPASQSTLQMQPPTTQAPSFHLAMPKITPQPGNQVFQRPQFSNPVGQPQAPVSAVPYSGSQAPTGPPRLPAYPNASVAPRTPLPQMGPRSFNPAPQMPNLPGPILPRPGNSLQLQQNYPARPTRPEIHLAPNQQFSNTFAFASGKPGSKPGGQQIYDPFSPTSVPTSKSEG is encoded by the exons ATGAGTGCAAAGGTTGACACGACATCTGCTGTTGAGATTTCCGGTACTAAGATGTCTGGAACAACTGCTTCGTCTGTAACACCATCTAGTAGCCAGAAGGTTTCCAAGTTTGCTGCAAAATCTGGATTTGTTAtaccaaaaaacaaattatcagGCTCATTAGTTCCGATTTTTCGAGTAAAAAAGCTGGAAGGTGGTGATGCAGCTGATGAGGAAAGTACCAAAGTGGTGCAGAGGAAAACAAAATGGGGCCCTGATCTCACACAGGATGCTGCGGTCAAAAGGGGAAGAGCCTTAGCTTATCAG ACGAGGGTGGACCAAATTACGCAACAGCTAATATTGGGATCTTTGGAGGCTGGGGACACTCAAGACTCATCAATAACAGCTGAAAACTTAGATCACAGATCTCCAAGTCCTCAAAGAAATAGCAAG AAGTCGGAGCTATTGGAAGTTGAAAAGCGGGAAGCCATAG GTGAATTATTGAAACTGAATCCAAGTTACAAGGTCCCACCTGATTATAAACCATTGTTGAAGGAGTCAAGAGTTCCAATCCCT GTCAAAGAATATCCTGGGTTCAACATTATTGGCCTACTATTTGGGCCGGGAGGCGAGAATCAAAAGCGATTAGAAAAA GAAACTGGAGCCAAAATACAAGTTTATGGTAACAAAGCAGAGACAGGAGAGAAG GGAGAAATTAAACCATCTGATGGAAATGAAGTTCAGGGTGCATATGAAGAGTTATATGTTCAAATATCAGCTGAAACATTTGAGAAAGTTGATGCAGCGGTTTCTATTGTTGAACTGCTAGTCTCCTCAGTATCA GGAAATTTGGCTGCTGTATCCACAGCATCTACATCAGTTTCTGGGGATAATAGTGACGTTCTCACTCAAAGACAAGATGCAGCCACCTCACACATGTTTCCTACTGGTGTAGTACACCAGGGAGCACTGCAATCAGAGGCCAGACCTACGCAAACTCCTTTACAAGGTCAATTTCAATTCCCTGGGCTGTGGTTCCCATCAGGTCAATCTCACAGTGCAATGCATGCATCTCCTGGCCTCTTTCCTCCAAATCCTTCAGCACCAGGTCTCAACAATTATGTCCATTTATCCTCATCACCTTTGAATCCTTCGAACATGCCTTCTTTGTTTGGGCCTCGACCAACTCCAATGGTTGGATTCAACTCAATTCTCCAAAACCCACCTGCCGTTCCACCTAGACCACAGCCACCGACACAAGTTCTACAGAATCCTTACATGGGAGGTCCTTTTGGACATATTGGCCAACACAGAAATCTTTCCATGCCAGCGTTACAGCCCTCATCAGCTCAGCCTAATGTTTCAGGTCCATTTCCATTTACTAGTAGCCAACCCCCACCAACAAGGCCTTTAATGGTTTCACTTCCTCAACCAATGTCTGGCATTCAACCCAGATCAATATCTGACCGACCTCTGACCCCTTCTGGGAGCTCTACTGTATGGTCTGCCCATGGTAGTGCTTCAGTATCTCTAGGTCTGAGTAACATGGGGCAGATGGCTCCACCCAACCGGCCTCATCCTCAAAATCCACAACCAGGTGTGGCATCTATGGCACCACCTTCAAATATGTCAACAGCCAGTTTGGGTTCACCTGTCATCTTTCCTCAGCCATCCACTCCCCAGTTTTCCAGTAATGTTGCGAACCGTCCTTTTGCAACCCCACATTTTGCATTGAATCCACCACCTCAAGGGGGAAATCCAGCTTCATTTTCAGCTTCTCTACACCAAACACAAGCACCTAATTCATCTACAAACCCAGGATTGGGATCTGCACCAATTCCTTCACCATCATCCACACAACCACCTTTACCTCTGCAAGCAGGAAGACCAAATTCTGTTTCTGGAAGTACAACAAACTTCACTTCCATAAAACCACCGATGGTGACAGCTCCAAGTTCTGGTGATTTTACTTTTCAACCTCACCGGCCGCAGAATCCAGTCTCTCAAACAGTTCCCACTGCAATAAGCAGTCAACCTGCAAGTCAGAGTACTCTGCAGATGCAACCTCCAACAACTCAGGCACCATCTTTTCACTTGGCTATGCCCAAAATAACACCTCAACCTGGCAATCAAGTCTTTCAAAGGCCACAGTTCAGTAATCCAGTAGGTCAGCCGCAAGCACCGGTATCTGCTGTTCCCTATTCCGGAAGCCAAGCGCCAACAGGTCCACCCAGACTTCCAGCATATCCAAATGCAAGTGTTGCTCCTAGGACTCCACTCCCACAAATGGGCCCAAGGAGCTTTAATCCAGCTCCACAAATGCCCAATTTGCCTGGTCCTATCCTTCCCAGGCCGGGGAATTCTCTGCAACTTCAACAAAATTATCCAGCTCGCCCAACTAGGCCGGAGATTCACTTGGCTCCAAATCAACAATTTAGCAACACTTTTGCCTTTGCTTCTGGTAAGCCAGGTTCTAAACCAGGAGGACAGCAGATTTATGATCCTTTCTCGCCCACTTCTGTGCCTACCTCAAAGTCTGAGGGGTAA